The nucleotide sequence aacctcaagaaatccttgttgtttacagtacgatatcattctaaattaaggtaatactcatatacaaactttgattcaattcctataactataactatcttaattcgagtgataatcttacttgaacttgttttcgtgtcatgattctgcttcaagaactttcaagccatccaagatcctttgaagatagatcatttcttgtcacttctagtaggtttacctactaaacttgaggtagtaatgatgttcataacatcattcgattcatatatataaaactaccttattcgaaggtttaaacttgaaatcactagaacatagtttagttaattctaaacttgttcgcaaaaaaaagttaatccttctaacttgacttttaaaatcaactaaacacatgttctatatctatatgatatgctaacttaatgatttaaaacctgaaaacacgaaaaacaccgtaaaaccggatatacgccgtcgtagtaacacggcgggctgttttgggttagttaattaaaaactatgataaactttaatttaaaagttattcttctgggaaaatgatttttcttatgaacatgaaactatatccaaaaatcatggttaaactcaaagtagaagtatgttttccaaaatggccatctagacgtcgttctttcgactgaaatgactacctttaaaaaaatgacttgtaacctgtattttcgactataaacttatactttttctttttagattcataaacttaatttcaatatgaaaccatagcaacttgaaacactcaaaatggatttaaaatgaagaagttatgggtaaaacaagattggatattttttgattgttgtagctacgggaaatattgtaacaattctatacaaatcatatcctagctaacttatattgtattatacatgtattctaatatattatgtaatcttgggataccatagacacgtatgcaaatgttttgacatatcatatcgacccatgtatatttattatttggaacaaccatagacactctatatgtagtaatgttggagttagctatacagggttgaagttgattccaaaaatatatatacttttagttgtgatctagcctgagatgtgtatacaatgggtcgtggattgatccaagataatatatatcgatttatttctgtacatctaactatggacaactagttgtaggttactaacgaggacagctgacttaataaacttaaaacattaaaacgtattaaaaatgttgtaaatatattttcaacatactttgatatatatatgtacatatttgttataggttcgtgaatcgaccagtggccaagtcttacttcccgacgaagtaaaaatctgtgaaagtgagttatagtcccacttttaaaatctacttttttttgggatgagaatacatgcgattttataaatgttttacaaaatagacacaagtaatcgaaaatactttctatgttggattatcgaaccgaatatgcccctttttagcttggtagcctaagaattagggaaatggaccctaattgatgcgaatcctaaagatagatctatttggcccaacaagcctcatccgagttacggatgctttagtacttcgatttatcatatccgatgagagtcccggaatgatggggatattctatatgcatcttgttaaggtcggttaccaggtgttcaacatatgaatgatttttatctctatgcagtttgcgaaatgcctgatatgagatgtgttataaaaatgaaatcttgtggtctattattatgatttgataatatgtaagttgaacctataactcaccaacaattttgttgacgttttaagcatgtttattctcaggtgattattatgagcttccgctgttgcatactaaattaaggacaagatttggagtccatgcttgtataatattgtttaaaaactgcattcgaagacttatgttgatgtgtaatattattgtaaaccattatgtaatggtcgtgtgaaaaacgctatattttagattatcattatttgataatcatcgtaatattttaaaggttatggtttgttctaaaatcgaatgcagtctttgaaaaacgtctcatatagaggtcaaaacctcgcaacgaaatcaattaatatggaacgtttataatcaatatgaacgtgacatttcatatggtatcgaacgcccgaactttaaacccatatcacatgccgcacatgaagatgaggtatcgaacgcccgaactttaaaccctcatcccttGCCTAcatgatgtggtatcgcatacccaaacttaaaacccacatcgcctTTCGcataagtaaatacattacatacacacatgtataattattccactcaccttatcgtcttttgGTGAATGATAATTCGAGCTCATAACCTTcaacgtaacgcacctattacattatgcacaatattaatcatacattcaagttggtgaaccaactcactcaccactcAAGTGTTATTTTGACCCATCTCAAGGTTAACGCACTCATTTGGGTCACTTTCATACCCAAATACACTCATttactttaaacactaagtgtgctagtgatttactaacatttaagacccatacACATAATTTAAAATTTCAAAACCTAGGTTAGTCGTCTTTGAGCCCTCATGACCCacacttacccaaaaacccccaaaacactatcaattgggttttatgttcattactAACCCAAACTCTAAcctttaaacaattaaaataaggagatcaaggttaagacttaccactacaatcaaaatgtagctagggactagatgaacaactttagaactcacaCTAAgccccgattcgaccttcttcttccttgatttaagctctctcactctagatctttctctctctctagaaattaagtggaaagggataaggttggtgaaagtggtgtaaatgaggctcccccaactgatctagtgccttaaattcgtccacaaagtgaaaataccaaaatactcctttgtaatatctaaaaacacaacagctggctcgccagttcatctgaacggcgtccagaatactggacggcgtccagtccttcaacacaggacggcgtcccacactttggacggcgtcccaaccatctgggaaaacaggatgttacaaaaAAATATTTTAGGACCCTTTCTAGAGGTACTATATTAGTCACATTAGTTCATGGTTTCCTATTGATATCATGACCATTACATGATATCTATATTAGGACCCATATCGGCCTAAATAAAGTGTCCCAAAAATGTTTTTTAGGAACATTTTCCTTCGTAATAAAGGGTGCTAATATGTTTTTATGGACCATTGTCCATCGTAATAAAGGGTCTCAATTAGTCACATTAGTTTAGGGTTTCATATTGATATCATGGTCGTTACAGGATATCTATATTAGGACCCTTATCGGCCGTAATATAGGGTCCCAAAAATGTTTTTTAGGACCAATTTCCTTCGTAATAAAGGGTCTCAATATGTTTTTAAGGACCAGTGTCCATCGTAAAAAAGGGTCCCAATTAGTTTTTAGGACCTTCAATAAAGGGTCCCAAAATGTTTTTAGGACCCTATTTACTAACGTAGATCGTCACCTTATTGAACCTTTTTTGGGGTCCtaataggtaaaaaaaaaaattgcgaCCCTTTTTACCTTTTGGTACGGCTTATCTAGTAACCAAGTGTCAGACGGTCCTATGAGCAAAAGGGTCCCAATATGTCACATATTAGGACCCTTGTGGGGTCCCGAAAGATCGTTTTTGTTGTAGTGATTaaagaataatattaattatttaatttaaacaaatccttattaaaataatattaatttaattgtaTTAGTAAAAGAAAATTCAATTTAAACAAAACACGCATAAATTGTCTTGAAAAGACCATTTACTCTTTAGAGTACTTTATTCATTTATCTTTTCAATATTTGTCTGCCCAATGTAATACCACACTTATTTTTTAATTGGCTCTATTATCCAACTCCCACCTCTATCTCTACTGTTCAAATTTAAATTACGGGTTTTAATGGTGCTTTAGGTTAACGAAATCGTTCATTACACAAAGCACGATTCTCAATATCATTCATTCTTCAACCTCTGCTCTCTTCTTCAATCTCCAAGCAAAAGATGAGATAGTAAACACAACTGAAATTAACGAGAATTTTAGGGTTTTTTAGTTAAAAGATGAGATAGTAAACAAAGACAACAGCGACGAAATGGTGTTGCCGATAATCGTCGATTACCTGCAATTTTCTAGATTCGGAATTCATTGGTTCTCAGGTAATAGTTTTTTTAAATCTGGAATTGTATAGAATATGGAATTTATCACATTTGTTAATGCTTTGCACTTGCACATGTTGCACATGTGAGTAGTAATGAAATGAGTTTATTATTTCAGTTTGAAATTGATGTATTTTACAATCATGTTCTTCATCACTTATAGTGTTGGTAttatattgaatataaatataaatataaatgtattgtAACTGATGTATTTTACAATAAATTAAGGGTAATATAAAGTGAAATTCGTGTTAAGAATCTGATTTTTTTAAAAATCATCTTTGTTGTTCATTGTGATTATGCTATTGTAAATTATCAAGAACTATATCAGGTTGTTGCAAAAGTCACACCGTATGTGCTTACAGTAGTTCATTATAGGTACTTCGTATTATCAAGTCATACTAATTTATTTCTTATTTGTTTCTTTAGGATAATTTAATGCTTATTAGACTTATATGTGCTCCAACGATGATGAAAAATGATTTGTGTGGATAAAAATTAAAAGGCGAAATTGACTCTGAAAATTAAGGGACTCGAAAGGTATGTGGTCGTTGAATACAATCTGTTGCCACAATGAGGGATGTTGTAAATTTTCTCAGGCAGCAATGGTGGAGTCGCAAGTGGTAACAGAAACTTAATAATATCTTAAACTTGAAGCGGTTTTTTATAGTCCAATGACGAAAAATTGTTTGATGAGGATGTTGTGGTTACATTGGAGTTACATTCAAAACAGTTGCTCAGGTATGACGTGTATTCGAATAATTAGTATTAAGTTATCTATGTACTTACGTGGTTAAAAGAATGATCTATTCGACTTCGTTGTTAATTTGTATAGACCCATTTTAATGGTCATGGTTACTTCAAAGGCTTGCTAATTTGGACCCATTTGATTCAATTTGGATAACATGAAATGGTTCATTTTAAGGTATTGTATTTTTTATATGATTTTGATTTAAATCTTAACAATTGATGCATTAATAAGTCTTACCGTTGTATATGTATAGTCTCTTTGAATGATAACTGCTCATAGGGTTATCTTCATGCAATTGCAACCTACTACTATTTTCCATGTTAGTTTGTATTTAGTGTTGAAGATTGCAAATCAAGCCTATTTAGTTGAATTTTTGTTTTGATATTGATAAAGTGGATAGACATAATTCAACAACCCATTTAGTTTCATTTGATACAATGGCAAAACTCTAAAATTCAAATTTATGTTGTTTGTTATTCACGTACATTGTAATTATAAAGATTTATTTTAGTTACATCTTCATAAACACTTACACTCACTTTATGGCGGAGACAAGGGGGAACTGAGGGGTGCTCAGCCTCCCCCAACGCCCAATCAAGACCCAAGTTTCAATTGTATTATTATGTCTAAATATTATGTCTAAATAATTGTAAGTCTCCTTCAAAGTCGAagtcttaattataatattatgtcCAAAATGACAAAATATGTAAATTAAATGACCCAACTTTTCACGTCACATATAAGTCACCCTCATCTGTAAATCCTGACTTTGCCTCTGAATCGAAGGATAATTATAAAGAAACTCAAGAGGTTAATGTTACTACCAATGTAGTGTTTGTACAAGACCATGCAAATGAggcatatgattatgattattgcgcaatatatataatttattattaaaatttgactTCTAATAGTCAATGCTTATGATAGTTAAGATCAGTGTGCATTATTTAGTTATTAAGACATTATTATTTGTATATTGCTATTAAATTGTAACTATAAACTTGGTCATGAAAGCTTCAATGtatttcataaactaaaaatatcaACACTGAGATCAAATAGTAGTAGTTTGTTTGACCTTCAAAAGTCAAATTTCTCATGTACCAAATCAACAGTTTTACACCTATCGAGTTAACGCTTATCAAATCTTTAAATATCAAATGTTAACATTAGTTCCAAGTTATTGACAAATTCATCATTATTGACACAAAATCGAATTATTGAAGTGTGAATGTCTTCTTGAGAGAGGAGCAACTGAACCAGGGGATGATAATGGCTTAACGGTTCGATCCAGGTTGTTTTACATTATGTTGTTGGAAGTTAGGTgtattgttttctttttatgtaagTTTTATTGTGATTTCATACATGTGTGTTTGTTGCATCAAAACTTTGCGGTGTTCTTCCCTTCTTTTCCTTTCTTTTCGCTTTATTTTTTCTTATTTCGTTACTAATTAGAGATtttataatgggttttgtgtttgtTTCCAGATTTCGTTAGGGTTGCATTTGGTTAGCACTTGAAGGTAATGGTAGTTTTGACTATTTGGACACTTGACCGGTTAGGGTTAAATGGGGTCAATTTGGGTAACAGTCATTTACAGCTATTAAAAAAGATAATTCTTTTATCTAACCCGTGAAATCACGTGTCATTAACTAGTTAATTACTCCGTACATCTAATAATAATTGGACTTTAACAAGTTCATAGTAAAATTTTATGGTATATTTTTTGTGATGACAATTTGTTTCACTTTTTTTCCCAAGTAAATGATGGGCCTCCACCCCATCCCTTTCTCAACTAAAATATCAGAAGTATTATTTGGCCCAAGTAAATCTCAATATTACAAATAAGCCCGTATCCTCACTACTGTACACATATATTTTTTCATACATGGCGAAACTTTAACTCTAACAGATGAGGTGAAAGTAGTGTTAGGAgagtataaaataaaaattaaaaagctTATTTTGTTAGTCTAATTAGCCTAAATCTTTTTATTTGTAGGTGTGAAAttcgggaaaaaaaaaaaaaaaaaaaaaaaaaagttatagaGGGGCAACCTTCCCCTCCAAAGGACACTAAGATACGTCTGCTTACACGTTGATCCAAGATACGTCTGCTTCACGTGTTAAAAATTATAATTTGTGCAGTAGGCGGTTAAAAACTTTACGTGGTACTATATCATCAAGTAAGCGGAATGAACAATCCACATAATTTGTGAAAGATATTTGAGCTTTTTATCTCTGAGTTCGTTTCGCTTTCAGTTTAAATATTGTATTTATATGTAAGGCGTCAATTTTTTTTTGGGTGAAAACTTTTAGTCATTGTATTTATATATTGACGACTTGATTGCCACTTAGAGCCTAAATTTAATGTGCACTTGTGCAGtatttaaaactcatggaaatttgatcctaccattttcatggtttctcatgttttattttttattttatttttttataaattttttttcctacttattggccggaggtccattcggaagcaataTCTTTATCCGTCAAAGAGAGAGagggggatgactttctctacttcttGGAGTGTTATCACTATGGGTAGAGAAATGACTTATCTTTATTCAAAGATAGGGGAATGATTGTTTACATCTCACCTCCTCCATACACCACACGTGTTgtgttgggttttgttgttgttgttgttttagttACTTGTATTTTTTATCATCGTCACATATCAACGTCATAatcattaaaccctaaaccctaattaaaccCTGTTATGGTTTATATATAAACTTGTCTTGTGTAAAATCTTGACTTGTTTTTCCGTTCTAAAATGCAAAAATGGTTTTCAAAAGGTCTTGCTTTTCCCAAGCCCAaacttattatatgttgaatattttaCCTGAAGCTTATACTGTTGTTCTGTTGAAACCTTGTCTTTCGAAAACGTTCCTAATCTTTCTTCGGCGTTTTGATTGGGCTCCCTCTTTTTTTCGTTATCTAAATCAATTTGTATCTTCTTTTTTTGGTGGTTATGTTTTTCTCGATTTCTTGTTTTGAGTTGTGAGCTCATGGTTATGCTCACTGTGTTTTTGGGTTGGGGCTTCATTTATTTGATGAAGTTTTTCCTAGTAGTAGTTATATAGTCAGTGttgttttttcgccaaaaaaaaaaaaaaaaaaaaagattacccaatgatcgtaaaaatgattattcaaGCTCATGTTGCTTGTTTAAGGGATCAAGAAACTCCTTTGATAATTTAATAGGTTAACTTCGACTAACCTTAAGTTCTTTTATACCTGAATTTACATATACTAATAGTTTTAAAACACACATTAAAGTATAATTAAACGAGATTTCGAACCACTGAACTTTTAAGCAGGGCTTGCAGAGTTCACAAGCAACATACAACAACAGCACCAGCGTCTgccaaaataaataacaaaaatactCAAATATTCCTCTACTCTATTGAACATTGTAGAATATGTGAAGAATAAAAAGGGATAtcttaattaagttttataaactaATGTTTCATGAGATGAAGATACTTCCACTGTTGCACATAACTACTGATATTTCCATGATTTCAAACCACATAACACAATCTAATCTTGCTGAAGTATCAATTAATCAATAAACCGGCTTAATTAATTTGCTCATTAGTGCTTGCAGAAGCTTCAAAAAGATAATATCCTAAGTGTTCAAGAATTGCAAATGTAAAGGTAAAATTTAACAAAACTTCTACAACACATAATCCATATCCAGACAAAATTCGCGCACTGTTGAGATCTGAAAATAAATAAATCCGCCCACCATTTTTTTAAATTTGACAAGCTAAAAAAACCACCAAGTTCCCACTCATATAATAGCCTTCTGCTTCCTATCCGTTCCTTCGTATTCAACCTGCCAAATCAACATGATGTCAGATTAACATTCAAATAAAAAAAAACCGAAGCACGCTTATTTTTTAATAAACTGATGATCGGTCGTTAACAGCAAGTACCTCAACATGTACTCCTTTCTTCTTCTTAGCATCTTTCTCCTTTTTCTTAAGAGCGTATTTGGAATCTGGTCTTCCCCTTTTCCGGTGCACCACCacttcatcatcatcgtcgtcgtcatcatcatcatcatcatcatcatcttcttcatcatcatcttcatctgccATAGATCATTACAGCGTTATCGTGTTATCATCCATACCAAAAACATACATCTGACACTATTAACATTTTCAtggtatatataagaatataagaTGATACTCTGATTTAAGATGGCTGGGTTCAATTAAACGGgcatcaataaaataaataaataaataaataaataaattactatcatcatcatcgtctGAGCCTTCTTCAGTTGGAAGACCATCAAAATCCTCaatttcatcttcatcttcataatCACCTTCAACGTATTCAATTTCCGGCTGTTATAACAAAAACACATTTAGAAAAACGAAACAAAGATATTGAACACTCATGTACATCAATAGCTATATAGAAAATATAAAATCAATATTCCTATGACTAACTTCTATCTCATCTTCATTTTCCATTTCTTGGTTTTTTTGCTCAACAAGATCATTCTCATGACGATCAAGAAATTTAATGTACGCTTctgtattaaaattataaatatcacCATACATCCCTTTCTGCACACGCTCAAGCAATTCCTTTTCAATATTCTGCAAAAGTATAATTCTCGTTAGAAGTTTATAAAGCTTTATTAAAATAGGATAAAATCACAAATGGTTAAAAAACGTCACCTTTTCCAAAACGGCTGCTCGTTCTGCTTTTTCTTCTCTTCTCAattctctcttcttttcttttctAGGAGTTGTCATTACTTTCTCCCtgtatatataaacacatacaGATAAGGATTACGACCAATATaatggaatgaaatagctaaaacaCTAAAAAATTTAAAACTATTAACTGAAATGAAATATGAAAGATATAAACCAACCTTGTTTTGAGCGCAAGTTTCCTCATGCGTATCCGCATCTGTGTCATTTTAGTCAACCTTTGTTTTGTCTTGTGCACGAGAAACTTTGGCCAGTACATCTGTCAACACAATTTACACGATAGCAATTTAATTTCAAATTTCAATATTTTCATATAacattttgaatataaacacaacTGTTGAAACAAGCTATCATAATATACCAAATTTTTGTCAATAATTTCAAGTGCCTTTTCATAATTGCGAGGCAACTTTATTCTTTCCCACAACTTGTTTGGCATATGAGCTCTCTCTATAGTTTTCATATACAAGTAAAAGACCCCTGCAAAAAACAGAATTTGACGGTAAGATCAGAAAACAATAAATGAAAATTCATCATGCATTAGTGTGTAAAAAAAACATTAAATTGCCACATCAATCTACATCAATGTTAAGAACCATACCATCATGATCACGAATTGTAGCATAACGGCTATTAGCGAGTGGACATGAGCTTCGATTACAAACTCCAGTCAAATTGTAAGGGTTCCGACAAAATATCCCACCTGTAATTCTGTTATTGAAAAAATAGATAAACGCATTAGTTTTAGATGTTTCTATAAAACCATTCATTCAAAGTTCCAATTGTTGCAATTGTATGCATCCAATTACTTTGGCGTTAACATCATCAAAACCGGCTGATTTGCAAGGCTAAAAAGGTTAAATAGACACATACAAATTCACGATAAAAAGTTCTGATTTTGTAACACCTATAATAGATTTTCAATTAGAGTCAATACATATAGAAACATGTAACCCTAGACATACTTGGACATATAACTGCAGTGCTTATGCCTGAGAACTTGCCATATAACTTCATCATTCTGCATTTTTGAACTTACTTCAACAACTCACCTGTTCAAAATTCAAACATTgagatttataatttataattaaataaaaaggaTATCTTTTATACTGATAACATTTATAATACCAAAAAAACTAAAACAAATAAATCCCTAGATAAACAATTAAACATCTTTAGACATTATATGCAAAATATACATTAATTTGATCATATATGTTccgtatattatataataatataaaattaagcATTATTCAAACAAGATAAACACTATACCACTGAATTAAGAAGCTAGTAGTAGCGAAAAttgaaaaaccctaattttaaaaactaaacgaATACTGCAGTTGATTTCGATTATATTACGGTTCTCAATATAAAAAGGTCAAAATGATTACCTGACACGTGCGATGAGCTTTAGTATCGT is from Rutidosis leptorrhynchoides isolate AG116_Rl617_1_P2 chromosome 10, CSIRO_AGI_Rlap_v1, whole genome shotgun sequence and encodes:
- the LOC139872895 gene encoding uncharacterized protein; this translates as MQNDEVIWQVLRHKHCSYMSKITGGIFCRNPYNLTGVCNRSSCPLANSRYATIRDHDGVFYLYMKTIERAHMPNKLWERIKLPRNYEKALEIIDKNLMYWPKFLVHKTKQRLTKMTQMRIRMRKLALKTREKVMTTPRKEKKRELRREEKAERAAVLEKNIEKELLERVQKGMYGDIYNFNTEAYIKFLDRHENDLVEQKNQEMENEDEIEPEIEYVEGDYEDEDEIEDFDGLPTEEGSDDDDDNEDDDEEDDDDDDDDDDDDDDEVVVHRKRGRPDSKYALKKKEKDAKKKKGVHVEVEYEGTDRKQKAII